TTTTGTTTGAccagtgtgtgtttatgaaacCTAAGGAAACGCCAAGAATTCAAAACCGTCATACCGTCGTAGCGTCATACTGTCGTAGCGTCATACCGTCATACTGTCATATCATCGTATCTAACATCAAGCAAGGCCATATGTTCGTCTCCAACACATTCAAGTGCTGTTAAATGTACCTTTAGAAGAATAGACTCTTTTGAAATGAAGACGCGTGTTTGAATTCTTGGCCTGAATACCAATAAACAATATTCCCCTTACACTATGAGTGTAATAGTTTTGAATTCTCGGCCATAGTTTTGAATTCTCGGCCATAGTTTTGAATTCTTGGCCATAGTTTTGAATTCATGGCCATAGTTTTGAAATCTGGTGCTAGTTTGAAATCATGTGTTAGATTAGAAACTTGAGATAAGTGAACCTTGAAATACATAGATTTAATATCTTGGCACAGTTGAACTTTGAAAGTACATAATTTTAAAATCTTGAAACAAGTGAGCTTTAAAGTACTGTCGACTTAGTGTGAATCTTTGTGAACTAAATTGCTGAAGTTTACGCCAGTGTGTACGAAAATGGCCTCCGCTTGTGAAGAAATTGAAGCTGACCTCGGAATGGCTTCTGAGGTAGAAGACTTTGCTGGCATTAGAAAAGAGCGTGGAGTAGCAAAAGGACTCATTACACGTttgataaataatattgataatatcccAAAAAACAAGGAACATGTTGAAAAGGTTAAAGAAAATATCAGCTCATTGCCTGAAATAGTACAACGATTTGAGGAAGCTCATCAGCTGTACATAGCATCACTTAAGGATGACGGAGCAAAACAAAAGGCTCTGCTATTTCGTCAAACAGTCATCGATAATGCTGAAAGTTTTGAACAAGTCATTTACACATGGATTGCAggtgaagaggacgaggaaaagaaagtggCAGACAACATCCTGGTGGCAGATGAAGAGGATGATTTCATCACCAACAAACCCCTCATTGTTCCTGACATGGCAGCATTGGAAGAAGAGTATCGTAAAACAGCACAAGCTCTTGCTGACATTGAAAGGGCTAGAGCAttagaagaagaaatatacaagATGAAGCTCAAGGCTCAGATGTATAATCGCCAACTGCAACAGGAGAAATACCAAAATGAAGTCCGAttgcagaaagaaagacaagatgaTCTGGTTAAACAACAGTGCCTGGAAGAGGAACTGGAGCAACGAGAAATACATACCAAAACCAAAGGCATGGGTCCCACACTTAATATACCCCTTACGTCTACTCCGGGACATACTGATGGTGAAAGGACCATACCTGTTAGAAGTACACCTCAACGTAGCTCTACCAGACCATCAAGATTGTCTTGGGAACCATTAAACATAACAAGTGAGGAAAGTGAGCAGATAATGTTTGTGAAAACAGTGATCGCAGGTGTTGTAAGTGAAGTGTTGAATGAATCACGTGTGCAACAACAGAGTATAGTGGACTCTCTTCAGCTACCTCGTCGAGAACTGCAAACCTTTGATGGTGATTCCTTGCGATATTGGCCATTTATAAGAAGTTTTCGGGCCATAGTGGATACAAAGAATATAGACTCGGCATCAAACCTGTCATGTTTGATGCAATACTGTAAAGGTAATGCCAGGAGGATACTTAATTGCTGTGAGACTATGGATCCAGGAGATGGATATGTTCAAGCACTGAAAATTTTAGAAGAAAGATatggaaataattatgaaatttCACATAAGTGGATACAGAGGATTATAAACAGACCTAATTTAAAGGGACCCTCCAAGCTTAGAGATTTTGCTGATGACCTCAAGTTCTGTTATCAGACTTTAAAGAACATGGATCATGAGAAAGAGTTAGACAATGCAGCTAGTTTACAGGCCATCTGGAGGAAATTACCGCAGTACTTGCAAGACAGATGGtctcatgaaaatcatattaTAAAGAAAGATCAGAAGCGAATACCCAAGTTGAAGGACCTGGTCGACTTCAGTATTGATGGAGCAGAAGAAGCTAATGACCCCATATTTTCTAGAGTTTCTTTCAGTGAGCTCAGAAGGGATAAAGAAATCAGTCATAAGGGAGCTGAGAAGAGGAGAATTGGAAGCTTTGCTGTGAAAGCCAGCTCAGTGAAAAAGCAGTCAGTTACATCTGAGAATAGAACACAGAATTCTGATGGCTGCCCTTGCTGTGGACAAGAACATTATATGACTCAGTGTTTACGATTCAAAGCCATGAAGATTAAGGATCGTAGGAACTTTGTGATGTCAAAAGCATTGTGTATAAATTGTTTTGCCCAGGGACATATAGGGAAAACCTGTCCCAGAAGTTTTGTATGCAACATTAGTGGATGTGGCCTCAAACACAAGTTTCTTCATATGCCAACTAGACTGCAGGTTGGTTATGTGGACAACACAGGTAATCCAATTCTAGTATCAGATCAGAATATATCAaccacatcatcatcaatcacaacAAATCAGAGCAGCCATTATGTTCGTACATGTGGAGGTAAACTTGCTATGCCAATTGTACCTGCAAGAGTGTGGCGTCCAGGCTCTGATGTCTACATTGACACTTATGCTATGCTTGATCCTGGTAGTAACGCTACTTACTGCAGTGAGTTTCTGTGCAATCATTTAGGAATCCAAGGAACTATGCGCAATTTGGAGTTAACCACACTTACACAGAACCGAATGTCTGTGGAAACAACAGCAGTGTCTTTGACTGTTTCCAGTGTGAACGAGGTTAGTGACTTACAATCCAACATAGAAGCAACTGTGAGACCAAGTGTGAATATAGATCTCACAGGTAGATCAACACAAATGGATGTTGTGCAGTGGCCGCACCTTGGAGATTTGGATATACCAGAAGTGAAGGCAGACCAAGTGCACTTACTGATTGGCCAAGACTCTCCAGACTTGTTGCTGCCAACTGAGGTAAACAGGGAGAACCTTTTGCCTTGCTCACACCACTAGGCTGGGTCATAAATGGACCAGTGAACCCTTTTGGTAAGTCGACTAATTTTTCATATTTGATACAGGCAAGTGTACCATTGGAAGGTGATATGAAGAGACTATGGGAGATAGAGGATGCCTTTGCAGAAGAGAAGGGCTGGTCAGTTAGTGATCAGAAAGCAGTTGACACATGGATCAGTACACTCCAGGTGATAGAGGGACATTATGCATTGAGTATACCATTCAAGGCACAGCGACCTAGTTTACCTGACAACAAATTCCTAGCCGAGAAGAGGTTAATATCATTAACCAAGCACCTTAACAAGGAtgacacaataaaaagaaaatactctGAAGAAATCCACAAACTGTTAAAAAAAAGGATATGCAGAAGTAATCCCTGAAAAAGACTTGCACCGCCATGATGGCAAAGTGTGGTATCTGCCGCACCACCCTGTGTTGAATCCAAAGAAACCAGAAAAGTGTCGCATTGTTTTTGACTGTGCTAAGTATGGTGGCTCTTCACTCAATGATCATGTGCATCAGGGACCAGATTTGACCAATGGACTTGTTGGTGTTCTGTTGAGATTCCGACAAGGAGCAGTGGGATTTATGGCGGATATAGAGTCCATGTTTCATCAAGTGCGTGTTACCCCTGAAGACAGAGACTCACTTCGCTTTCTGTGGTTTGAGAACAAAAACACATCACAACCCCTACAGACCTTACGAATGACAGCTCATATCTTTGGAGGAGTATGGAGCCCGAGCTGTGCAAATTATGCCCTTCAAAAGGTAGTTGAAGAGTATCGCAACATTTATTCAGAAGAAGTACTGAACACAGTTCTTCGCAACTTTTAGGTGGACGACTGCCTGAAGTCTGCAAATAGTGTTGAGTCTGCTATAGTTTTGACAAAGCAAGTTAAAGAGCTGAATAGAAGGGGATTTCATCTTACTAAATATATTTCTTCATCACCAGAACTGCTGAAGCATATACCAAAGGAGGACAGAGGAAAATCTTTGATATCTCTGCAGTTGAATTTGGAGGATCAATCCACGGAGAGAGCTCTAGGTATGCTGTGGCATATTAATACTGATTATTTAGGATTTGATGTACAAGTGATGCATAACAGAACCAAAACTAAAAGGAATGAGCTCAGTACACTTAGCACTGTGTTTGACCCTCTAGGATATGTCAGTCCATCCATATTACAAACTAGGAGAATATTTCAGCAATTGTGCAGACTACAAAAAGGCTGGGGTGAACCACTTCCCATGGAACTGGAGGAAAAATGGTGGTTAGCTGATTTGCCAGAGATTAAAAGGTTGAAGGTTCCCAGGTGCTTAAATCCAACAGATTTAACTATAAAGAAGGCACAACATAATTTTTCAGATACATCAAGTATGGGTATGGTGTTGCATCATACCTAAGAGTAACACTTGAGGATAACTCTGTGTATATTAACTTGATTATGGCTAAGTCACGTCTCGCACCCCTGAAAGGTTCTACAATCCCAAGACTAGAACTAGCTGGAGCTCTAGAAGCTGTAAGGCTTGATAAAATTCTAACTAAAGAAATCTGCATCAGATTTGCTGAGGAATGATAGGTGGGTTCATGGTCCAAATTTCTTACAGTGTGAAGAACATAAATGGCCTGTGCAACCACTGTTTAGATGTTCAGAATTGGAAGAATTCTTAGAACTGAAGGCAAGTCCAGTGGTTTGCAGTATAAAAAGTAATGCTGATCATACTTGTAAGTTACTAAACTACTACTCATCGTGAAAAGAAAGCTGTGGCGTGGTACATTAGACTTAAACATTTCTTAAAAAGAAAACCAAGGTTGGGACCTATAACAGTAAAAGAGTtcaaggaagcagagagaaatatTATTTTGTATGTACAGAAGACTCTCCCAAAGGATTCTTTACAGTTAAAGAAGCTAAATCCAATcaaaggtgatgatgatttgCTGAGAGTGGGAGGCAGATTAACAAATTCTCAACTTGAAGAAGATGCAAAACACCCAGTGATTCTTCCACATGCCCACAATATTTCAAGATTGATTGTTGAAAGCTGTCACTTAAATACTGGAAATGCTGGAGTGGAACGTGTATTAGCTGAAATCAGGAGAAAGTTCTGGATTTTAAAAGGAAGGAAGTTAGTGAAAAGTGTAGTGTATTCCTGTGTGACTTGCAAAAAGATGTTTGGTAAGACAGTACACCAGCAAATGGCAAACCTTCCTGAATCTTGTGTTATAGCTTATGAACCACCATTCAGTAGAGTAGGAGTGGACTATTTTGGGCCATTCTTAGTAAAGAAAGGGCGTTCCAAGATGAAGAGGTATGGCTGTATATTTACGTGTTTTGCCACACGTGCCATACACATTGAAGTAGCATTTTCATTGGACACAGATAGTTTCATTCCTGCGTTAGAAAGATTTATAGCAAGGAGAGGAGAACCTAAAGAAATCTGGTCAGATAATGGCACAAACTTTGTTGGAGCACATCGAGAATTGAAGAAAGCTATCCAGGAATGGAATCAAGACCAGATTCATGCTCATTtattgaagaaagaaatagactggAAGTTCAATCCACCAGCTGCATCACACATGGGTGGAGTATGGGAACGACAAATACGGACCATTCGAAGAGTGCTGTCAAGTATGATCATACAGCAGGTGCTAGATGATGAAGccataataacgttaatgactgTAGTGGAAGGTATCATAAACAACCGACCCATCACGAAGCTGTCCGAGGACCCAAGAGATGCTAGACCTCTAACACCGAACCACATGCTGATGCTGCGTTCAGGACCTTTATTACCACCTGGACAGTTTGTTGAAAAGGATCAATATAGAAGACGCTGGAAACAAGTCCAGTACCTGGCTGATGTATTTTGGCATCGATGGATTAAAGAATATCTTCCTGGACTTCAAGAATGCCAAAAATGGATGAAACCTCAGAGAAATTTAGAAAATGGAGATCTAGTTCTTATCAAACAAGATTATGTTCCTCGTAATCAGTGGCCCTTAGGATTAGTAGTGGGTGTTCATAAAGGAACAGATAATTTAGTACGTTCTGTTGACGTAAGAACAGGAACTGGTACTTATGAGAGACCGGTAACAAGGATTTGTTTGTTGGAAAACAAGGTATGTGATTCTTATAAAGCTTCAGGTAAACCCTAATCTATTATGATAGATTATATTATTTTTGATTTGAATGTggaatatatttgcataaattgtAATAGGTATTCTAAAGTTTTGTTTACTCCAGGTTGGTGTTACatgatttttcttttgtaaatgcaTCAATTATGGAGTGCATTTTGGGGCCGAGATATAACACATGACATGTAACAAGTATTGAGATGGAATTATGATTTAAACAAATTGTACGTTTTGTATGGTACCGTATGTTTGTGGAAGTTATCGTGCATCATACAAGTCATGGGACGACATCTTTGTTTTGCGAGGAAGAAGGCAGTCAGGTCGCATCATATTTTGTTTGaccagtgtgtgtttatgcaacCTAAGGAAACGCCAAGAATTCAAAACAGTCATACCATCATAGCGTTATACTGTCGTAGCGTCATACCGTCATATCGTCGTATCTAACATCAAGCAAGGCCATATGTTCGTCTCCAACACATTCAAGTGCTGTTAAATGTACCTTTAGAAGAATAGACTCTTTTGAAATGAAGACGCATGTTTGAATCTTGGCCTGAATACCAATGAACAATATTCCCCTTACACTATgggtgtaattatatatatttatatgtatatatatatatatatatatatatatatatatatataaatatatatatattttatatatataaataaatatatacatatatatgtatatatataatatatataaacatatataaatatatatatgtatgtatatatatgtatatatatatatatatatatatatatatatatatatatatatatatatatatatcaaatatatatttgtatatatataaaaaaaaatatatatatatacatatatattatatatatatatataaatatatatacatatatacatacatatatatatatatatatatatatatatatatatatgtatatatatataaaatatgtatatatatatatatttatatatatatatatatatatatatatatatatatatatgtacatatatataaaatatgtatatatatatatatttatatatatatatatatatacatatatacacatatatctatatatatctatatatatacatatatatctatatatatctatatatataatatatatagaattgtatatatatatattatatatatatataatatataaatatacatatatatataatatatatatatgtatacatatataaaaaaatatatacatatatatatatatatatttatatatatatatacatatatacatatttatatatatgcatatttatttatatatatatatatatatatatatatgtatatttttatatatatatatatatatatatatatatatatatatatacacatatatgtatatgtatatatatatataaatatatatatatatatatatatatatatatatatatgtatatacatgtatatatatatatacatatatatatatatatataaatacatatatatattatatatatatatatatattatatatagatatatatttatttatttaaatgttatatatatatatatatatatatatatagatatatagatagatagatagatagatatatgttatatatatatatatatatatatatatatatatatatatatttatagatatataaatatatatacatatatatgttatacatatatgtgaatatatatatgttatatatatatataaatatatatacatatatatgttatacatatatgtgaatatatatatatatatatatatatatatatatatatatatatatatatatatatatatattatataacatatatatatatatttatatatatatatatatacacatatatacatatatatatatatatacatatatatatatatatatatatatatatatacatatacatatatgtgtatataaatatatatatatatatatatatatatatatgaatatatatatatgtatatatatatatatatatatatatatatatatgtatatatgtatatatatatataaatatatatatatatgtatatatatgttatataatatatatatatatatatgttatatatatataacatatatatata
The sequence above is a segment of the Penaeus vannamei isolate JL-2024 chromosome 31, ASM4276789v1, whole genome shotgun sequence genome. Coding sequences within it:
- the LOC138867645 gene encoding uncharacterized protein → MASACEEIEADLGMASEVEDFAGIRKERGVAKGLITRLINNIDNIPKNKEHVEKVKENISSLPEIVQRFEEAHQLYIASLKDDGAKQKALLFRQTVIDNAESFEQVIYTWIAGEEDEEKKVADNILVADEEDDFITNKPLIVPDMAALEEEYRKTAQALADIERARALEEEIYKMKLKAQMYNRQLQQEKYQNEVRLQKERQDDLVKQQCLEEELEQREIHTKTKGMGPTLNIPLTSTPGHTDGERTIPVRSTPQRSSTRPSRLSWEPLNITSEESEQIMFVKTVIAGVVSEVLNESRVQQQSIVDSLQLPRRELQTFDGDSLRYWPFIRSFRAIVDTKNIDSASNLSCLMQYCKGNARRILNCCETMDPGDGYVQALKILEERYGNNYEISHKWIQRIINRPNLKGPSKLRDFADDLKFCYQTLKNMDHEKELDNAASLQAIWRKLPQYLQDRWSHENHIIKKDQKRIPKLKDLVDFSIDGAEEANDPIFSRVSFSELRRDKEISHKGAEKRRIGSFAVKASSVKKQSVTSENRTQNSDGCPCCGQEHYMTQCLRFKAMKIKDRRNFVMSKALCINCFAQGHIGKTCPRSFVCNISGCGLKHKFLHMPTRLQVGYVDNTGNPILVSDQNISTTSSSITTNQSSHYVRTCGGKLAMPIVPARVWRPGSDVYIDTYAMLDPGSNATYCSEFLCNHLGIQGTMRNLELTTLTQNRMSVETTAVSLTVSSVNEVSDLQSNIEATVRPSVNIDLTGRSTQMDVVQWPHLGDLDIPEVKADQVHLLIGQDSPDLLLPTEASVPLEGDMKRLWEIEDAFAEEKGWSVSDQKAVDTWISTLQVIEGHYALSIPFKAQRPRYAEVIPEKDLHRHDGKVWYLPHHPVLNPKKPEKCRIVFDCAKYGGSSLNDHVHQGPDLTNGLVGVLLRFRQGAVGFMADIESMFHQVRVTPEDRDSLRFLWFENKNTSQPLQTLRMTAHIFGGVWSPSCANYALQKVVEEYRNIYSEEVDDCLKSANSVESAIVLTKQVKELNRRGFHLTKYISSSPELLKHIPKEDRGKSLISLQLNLEDQSTERALGMLWHINTDYLGFDVQVMHNRTKTKRNELSTLSTVFDPLGYVSPSILQTRRIFQQLCRLQKGWGEPLPMELEEKWWLADLPEIKRLKVPRYIKYGYGVASYLRVTLEDNSVYINLIMAKSRLAPLKGSTIPRLELAGALEACEEHKWPVQPLFRCSELEEFLELKKAVAWYIRLKHFLKRKPRLGPITVKEFKEAERNIILYVQKTLPKDSLQLKKLNPIKGDDDLLRVGGRLTNSQLEEDAKHPVILPHAHNISRLIVESCHLNTGNAGVERVLAEIRRKFWILKGRKLVKSVVYSCVTCKKMFGKTVHQQMANLPESCVIAYEPPFSRVGVDYFGPFLVKKGRSKMKRYGCIFTCFATRAIHIEVAFSLDTDSFIPALERFIARRGEPKEIWSDNGTNFVGAHRELKKAIQEWNQDQIHAHLLKKEIDWKFNPPAASHMGGVWERQIRTIRRVLSSMIIQQVLDDEAIITLMTVVEGIINNRPITKLSEDPRDARPLTPNHMLMLRSGPLLPPGQFVEKDQYRRRWKQVQYLADVFWHRWIKEYLPGLQECQKWMKPQRNLENGDLVLIKQDYVPRNQWPLGLVVGVHKGTDNLVRSVDVRTGTGTYERPVTRICLLENKVCDSYKASGKP